The Cyprinus carpio isolate SPL01 chromosome A9, ASM1834038v1, whole genome shotgun sequence genome window below encodes:
- the zmp:0000000936 gene encoding interleukin-1 receptor type 1, with the protein MGRSSLIFLVAVLRATECAVISKETLGPESCKDYGQEFDRAYSIPGEAAILECPLEMHYLFNTAETAYNITWYDERTGSEITELEQSIMLKKTQVWFYNVSMQQQGKYTCVVRTQSECYKQATELVVTEMTSENCVRPQNGVQGINANVNDLLVCPLRKYLKSVDSPSIQWYKNCELLQEDEKFALNEDILHIRKVNFNDAGFYTCKMTFHLAGVVREMAETIECEVKDEYLKKPQIIKPVNEIIKVERGSSFKKDCVVIVRGNGFPMVNVLWKVLRGSEEECISPNTSHRIHQIPTNESRTEDGFLLVQTLFLSAVWEEDFYLNFTCIASSSRGEPTGQISLVPADGNFFLLLCLLLGSVALLFVMGVLLCTIFKVELALWVRTVFPFLYKTTDGDGKQYDAYIAYPRVLEGSSEKAEIFAMSTLPQVLEGQYGYKLFILGRDGLPGEAVVDVVQDALSRCRRLLLLYTAASLCSPEAQEWAEQQTGLYQALVEDSMSIVLLELEAIRQPLRLPHAVRLLKDKQGALQAWKKRKRWAFSDGKSEDRVTSLQPSARFWREVRYHMPIRGKAKETNWFSF; encoded by the exons ATGGGTCGGTCGTCCCTCATTTTCCTGGTCGCTGTACTTCGGGCAACTGAATGTGCCGTGATCTCGAAGGAAACGTTAGGTCCGG AATCCTGCAAGGATTACGGACAGGAGTTTGACCGGGCGTACTCGATCCCGGGTGAAGCGGCGATACTGGAGTGTCCACTGGAGATGCATTATCTCTTTAATACTGCAGAAACGGCATACAACATCACATGGTACGATGAGAGAACGGGCTCTGAGATCACAGAGCTGGAGCAGAGCATCATGCTCAAGAAAACACAGGTGTGGTTCTACAACGTCAGCATGCAGCAGCAGGGAAAGTACACATGTGTAGTCAG gACTCAAAGTGAGTGCTACAAACAGGCGACAGAACTGGTGGTGACCGAAATGACTTCAGAAAACTGTGTGAGACCGCAGAACGGAGTCCAGGGGATCAATGCTAATGTTAACGATCTCCTCGTCTGCCCTCTGAGGAAATATCTAAAGAGCGTGGACAGTCCGTCCATCCAGTGGTACAAG AACTGTGAGCTCCTTCAAGAAGATGAGAAGTTTGCTCTAAATGAAGATATACTCCACATACGCAAAGTGAATTTCAATGACGCCGGATTCTACACCTGCAAAATGACCTTTCATTTAGCTGGAGTCGTCCGTGAGATGGCCGAAACTATCGAGTGTGAAGTGAAAG atGAATATTTAAAGAAGCCACAAATTATCAAGCCAGTTAATGAGATCATCAAAGTGGAGAGGG GTTCATCCTTCAAGAAGGACTGTGTGGTCATTGTTCGGGGAAATGGCTTTCCCATGGTTAATGTGCTCTGGAAGGTCCTGCGGGGGTCTGAAGAGGAGTGTATATCCCCAAACACATCACATCGCATTCATCAGATACCCACGAA TGAAAGCAGAACAGAGGATGGTTTTCTTCTGGTGCAAACGCTCTTTCTGTCTGCTGTATGGGAGgaagatttctatttaaacttCACCTGTATAGCGTCCAGCAGCCGAGGAGAACCGACCGGCCAGATCTCACTCGTCCCTGCGG ATGGGAACTTTTTCTTGCTTCTCTGTCTTCTTCTGGGCTCGGTGGCATTGCTTTTCGTGATGGGTGTGCTTCTGTGCACCATATTCAAGGTGGAGCTGGCCTTGTGGGTCAGGACTGTGTTTCCATTCCTCTACAAAACCACAG ACGGTGATGGTAAGCAGTATGATGCATACATCGCCTATCCCAGAGTCCTCGAAGGCTCAAGCGAAAAGGCTGAGATTTTTGCGATGAGTACTTTGCCGCAGGTCTTGGAGGGCCAGTACGGTTATAAGCTGTTCATTCTGGGCCGGGATGGCCTTCCTGGAGAAG CTGTGGTGGATGTTGTGCAGGATGCTCTGAGCCGCTGTCGCAGACTCCTGCTGCTCTACACGGCGGCGTCGCTCTGCAGCCCGGAGGCGCAGGAATGGGCCGAGCAGCAGACGGGTCTGTACCAAGCGCTGGTGGAGGACTCCATGAGCATCGTGCTGCTGGAGCTGGAGGCGATCCGCCAGCCGCTGCGTCTGCCTCACGCCGTGCGCCTCCTCAAGGACAAACAAGGAGCTCTGCAGGCCTGGAAAAAAAGGAAGAGGTGGGCGTTCAGCGATGGGAAGTCAGAGGACCGCGTGACGTCTCTCCAGCCCTCGGCGCGCTTCTGGAGGGAGGTGCGCTACCATATGCCCATCAGAGGCAAAGCTAAAGAGACAAACTGGTTTAGTTTCTAG